One window of Pectobacterium carotovorum genomic DNA carries:
- the iolC gene encoding 5-dehydro-2-deoxygluconokinase, whose product MSKEKTFDVICMGRVAVDLYGQQIGARLEDMGSFAKYLGGSSGNVAYGTARQGLRSSMLARVGDEHMGRFLREELNQVGCDTSHLITDKERLTALVLLGIKDRDTFPLIFYRDNCADMAISSEDFTEDYIASSRCLAITGTHLSHPNTREAVLTALQYARRNGVKTALDIDYRPVLWGLTSLGDGETRFVEAQVVTEQLQQVLSLFDVIVGTEEEFHIAGGSTDTLQALRTVRQHTQAELVCKRGALGCSVFSDSIPDHLDKGITIKGVRVDVLNVLGAGDAFMSGLLRGYLNGEGWEKACAYANACGALVVSRHGCAPAMPSKIELDNYLARAASVPRPDLDEELNHLHRVTTRRKQWHELCVIAFDHRSQLEDMALNCGTEISRIPALKKLILRASYDAAQQAGLEGKAGLLCDGTFGQDALNDITGKGWWIGRPIELPGSRPLMMERGNIGSQLVSWPLEHVVKCLVFFHPEDAHALRREQEMKVIEVYQACRQSGHELLLEVILPAGMPHSDALYLRAIQRFYNLGVRPDWWKLPPLSSEGWEQLTPLLAQRDPYCRGVVILGLDAPLETLQQGFSAAVGFPIVKGFAVGRTLFAQPAQKWLRNEIDDAELIEQVKHNYLQLIAVWRQRG is encoded by the coding sequence ATGAGTAAGGAAAAGACGTTTGATGTGATTTGCATGGGGCGCGTTGCTGTCGATCTGTACGGGCAGCAAATCGGCGCGCGTCTGGAAGATATGGGCAGTTTTGCCAAGTATCTGGGTGGGTCGTCCGGCAACGTGGCTTACGGCACGGCACGACAGGGGCTGCGTTCTTCTATGTTGGCGCGGGTGGGCGACGAACATATGGGGCGCTTCCTGCGTGAAGAGCTGAATCAGGTCGGTTGCGATACCAGCCATTTGATTACCGATAAGGAACGTCTGACGGCGCTGGTGCTATTGGGCATCAAAGATCGTGATACCTTTCCACTGATTTTCTACCGCGACAACTGCGCTGATATGGCGATCTCGTCGGAGGATTTCACCGAGGATTACATCGCGTCGTCACGCTGTCTGGCGATTACCGGCACGCATCTTTCCCACCCTAACACGCGTGAAGCGGTGCTGACGGCGCTGCAATACGCGCGGCGCAACGGGGTGAAAACGGCGCTGGATATCGACTACCGTCCGGTGCTGTGGGGGCTGACGTCGCTGGGCGATGGCGAAACGCGTTTTGTTGAAGCGCAGGTGGTCACGGAGCAGTTGCAGCAGGTGCTGTCGCTGTTCGATGTGATTGTCGGCACCGAGGAAGAGTTCCATATTGCGGGCGGCAGCACGGATACCTTGCAGGCGCTGCGCACGGTGCGGCAGCACACGCAGGCGGAGCTGGTGTGCAAACGCGGGGCGCTGGGCTGCTCGGTGTTTAGCGATTCGATTCCCGACCATCTGGATAAAGGCATCACGATCAAAGGCGTGCGCGTGGATGTGCTGAACGTGCTGGGGGCGGGCGATGCGTTTATGTCCGGCCTGCTGCGTGGCTATCTCAACGGTGAAGGCTGGGAGAAAGCCTGTGCGTACGCCAATGCCTGCGGCGCGCTGGTGGTGTCACGCCACGGCTGTGCGCCAGCGATGCCAAGCAAGATCGAACTGGATAACTATTTAGCACGGGCGGCTAGCGTGCCGCGTCCCGATCTGGACGAAGAGCTTAACCATCTGCATCGCGTTACGACACGGCGTAAACAGTGGCATGAACTGTGCGTGATCGCGTTCGATCACCGTAGCCAACTGGAAGACATGGCGCTGAACTGCGGTACGGAAATCAGCCGTATTCCGGCACTGAAAAAGCTGATTCTGCGTGCCAGCTATGACGCGGCACAACAGGCGGGGCTGGAAGGTAAAGCCGGTCTGCTGTGTGACGGCACGTTCGGGCAGGATGCGCTGAACGACATCACCGGAAAAGGCTGGTGGATTGGCCGACCGATTGAGCTACCGGGATCGCGCCCGTTAATGATGGAGCGCGGCAATATTGGCTCACAGCTGGTGAGCTGGCCGCTAGAGCACGTGGTGAAATGCCTGGTGTTCTTCCACCCAGAAGATGCCCACGCGCTGCGGCGCGAGCAGGAAATGAAGGTGATAGAGGTCTATCAGGCCTGTCGTCAATCCGGCCATGAACTGCTGCTCGAAGTCATTCTGCCCGCGGGGATGCCGCACAGCGATGCGCTTTATCTACGTGCGATTCAACGCTTCTACAACCTCGGCGTGCGGCCAGACTGGTGGAAACTGCCGCCACTGTCCTCCGAAGGTTGGGAACAGCTTACGCCGCTGCTGGCACAGCGCGATCCCTACTGTCGGGGCGTGGTCATTCTGGGGCTGGATGCGCCGCTGGAAACGTTACAACAAGGCTTCAGCGCCGCCGTGGGTTTCCCGATTGTGAAAGGCTTTGCCGTCGGCCGTACCCTATTTGCCCAGCCCGCGCAAAAGTGGCTGCGTAACGAGATCGATGACGCCGAATTGATTGAGCAAGTTAAACATAACTACCTGCAACTGATCGCCGTTTGGCGTCAGCGCGGTTAA